A portion of the Jaculus jaculus isolate mJacJac1 chromosome 5, mJacJac1.mat.Y.cur, whole genome shotgun sequence genome contains these proteins:
- the Fam131c gene encoding protein FAM131C: protein MGSCVSRDLFTSAHKDCPRPQGTDLVNTDLPSTHPPTVIAPDHVTGKDKQLDFCWDPWQRCFQTTNGYLSDSRACPSNYSVAALATSSLVGVVQSIKDHITKPTAMARGRVAHLIEWKGWSAQRSGWELPPAEDERYCCLSDELREARFAAGVAEQFAITEATLSAWSSLDDEELHPENSPQDAFHLQDLENIYLQDSLLSGPSQDDSLLACSPGLSSDVGWPSPEELPSPTQQHRRRLPGGPGPEGGARLHGSLPSMDSGSLSEEEDEVFYN, encoded by the exons ATCTGTTCACAAGTGCCCACAAGGACTGTCCCAGGCCTCAGGGCACTGACCTTGTGAACACAGACCTgccctccacccacccacccactgtgATTGCCCCCGACCATGTCACTGGCAAG GACAAGCAGCTGGATTTCTGTTGGGATCCTTGGCAG AGGTGCTTCCAGACCACCAATGGCTACCTGTCTGACTCCAGAGCCTGCCCCAGCAACTACAGCGTGGCTGCCCTGGCCACATCATCCCTCGTGG GGGTGGTGCAGAGCATCAAGGACCACATCACAAAGCCTACGGCCATGGCCCGTGGCCGCGTGGCCCACCTCATCGAGTGGAAGGGCTGGAGTGCCCAGCGGTCAGGCTGGGAGCTGCCCCCTGCCGAGGACGAGCGTTACTGCTGCCTCTCTGACGAGCTGCGTGAAGCCCGCTTTGCTGCAG GGGTCGCTGAGCAGTTTGCCATCACAGAGGCCACTCTGAGTGCCTGGTCCTCACTAGATGATGAGGAGCTACACCCGGAGAACAGTCCCCAGGACGCCTTCCACCTCCAAG ACTTGGAGAACATCTACCTTCAGGACAGCCTTCTGAGTGGACCCTCACAGGACGACAGTCTCCTGGCCTGCTCCCCTGGCCTCTCTTCTGATGTTGGCTGGCCCTCACCCGAGGAGCTCCCAAGCCCCACCCAGCAGCATCGGAGGAGGCTGCCTGGGGGTCCAGGGCCTGAGGGTGGGGCACGCCTGCATGGCTCCTTGCCCTCAATGGACAGTGGCTCGCTCtcggaggaggaggacgaggtgTTCTATAACTGA